The sequence TTGTCGCCCTTCAGCAGCCAGGCATGCGACAGCGAGAAGAGTGCGCCAATCTTGTTGTCTTCAAGAATCGTGGAATGCTGATAGTGATCTAATATATACTCTTGCAGCTGGATGCCTTTATCCAGCTGGCCCATGGCTACAAGCATATCAGCATAGTTACGCATCACATCATTCCAGATATAGATGGAGTCGGCGGCTGTATCCCTATAAGCTACGATACGTTCCATCGTGGCGATGGCTGCATCGTAGTTACCATGATAGAAATATTCGATAGCCAGACTGTTAAGCAACTTGGCCTGATTCTTATCGCCGCCATCCAGTTTCACCACCTCTTCGGTATAGCGTTTCAGTCCATCCAGATTACCTTCGAGCGATTCCATGCGGGCCAGGCTTCGGAGTTTTGAGATGGTGCCTTCGCGATCGTTAGCGCGTTTACTCTCTTCTACCGACAGGTGCATCATGTCCTTGGCCTTGGCAAAGCTGTCGCGCCACCAGTAGTACGACGATGCCAAAGCATGGGCCTTGCACAGCATGGCGCTATCCTTGTCCTGATAATATTCGGCAGCATAAAGCACCAACGAGTCTTCCGACAACGCTTGGTAGGTGCCAATGTGTGCCTGGGCCATAGCCATCCAGTAACGAGCCTTCCATTCGCCCTTCAGTCGGCTGGCATCTTCTACCTTATTTAGTACGCACAAGGCGCTGTCGGCGTGTTCTCCAACAAGTGTCTCTGCTTCGATAATAAACTGTTTGTCTGTTTTGCTGCATGCAGCCAGCAGTAACGTAATGAGTAGCCAATTAATTCGTTTCATGCCGCAAAAATAGTGTAATTCTGCGATTTGACCAAGCGATTCATCACAAAAGTACGCAGATTATCCCAAAATTTTGCTTATTCTTGCAACTATGCTTATCTTTGCAACGTCAAATGATAAAAACTGGAGAGTATGAATAAACTTAAATTATTGATGGCATTGACCATTGTGATGATGAGTGCTATGAACACAAAGGCTCAGAATCAACGAATGATGGACTTTCAAAATGAGTTCTCTAAGTATCAGACACAGTATCGTGACCAGATGCATAGTGGAAAGCACAAGGATGCGCTGGCCCCACTGGCAAGTTGTATCGCGATGCTCGACACCACCACGATTTTCAAAGTGGCCCCCATCCCCGAGGGAGCCATTCTGGAGCAGAAAGGACTGCTTTACTACGACCAGGCATGCTGCTATGCGATAGTGGGACAAAAGAAACAGGCGCTTGCGGCATTGGGGCAGTCTGTCGAGCTGGGCTATAAGGATTATAATAATATGGTGAACGACAACGACCTCGTCTCGCTGCGCAAGGACAAGAAATACCAGGCGCTACTGGCGCAGGTGAAAGACCGTCAGCC is a genomic window of Xylanibacter ruminicola 23 containing:
- a CDS encoding LytTR family DNA-binding domain-containing protein; its protein translation is MKRINWLLITLLLAACSKTDKQFIIEAETLVGEHADSALCVLNKVEDASRLKGEWKARYWMAMAQAHIGTYQALSEDSLVLYAAEYYQDKDSAMLCKAHALASSYYWWRDSFAKAKDMMHLSVEESKRANDREGTISKLRSLARMESLEGNLDGLKRYTEEVVKLDGGDKNQAKLLNSLAIEYFYHGNYDAAIATMERIVAYRDTAADSIYIWNDVMRNYADMLVAMGQLDKGIQLQEYILDHYQHSTILEDNKIGALFSLSHAWLLKGDKQKARQYMDMVDEEKATDATRFCMIAHRMVLNYATTGRYDMTEIAEYANNKRDKREKSEAVAEAKEWSMHNLRDHELMLTVSRQRQLIFFLALTLALISVIFGLSVLAGKRKKLLAKQEEELKLLNEQLKSLQKGRKETPVATAEQPAPTHITLTGSTSDTLSLDIANLVYIEAVGNYVKVYQLFDGKIKNDMLRATLKQIEEQLSAYPMMVRCHRAFIINLQQVEQIISHTGTTQLVMKNCHDTIPVSRSNMAQIKAAIKDLL